The Rhizobium brockwellii genomic interval TCTCAGCCATCCTGGCGATCTTCCTGATCCTCTACTTCCTCTGGGGCGCACTCGGACTGTCTGCTGTCTCCCTCCAGGATATGGCGGTGACAGGTTTCAAGATCGCGCTGGCTTACGCCTTGGTCATGTCCTGGGCTACCTTCTACGACAATATCGGCCAGTTCGTGCTGTCGACGCCACAGGATCTCGGTTCGGCTATTTCCTCGGCAATGGGCGGCCAGTCGGCCGGTTCCGATCTGGCCCAGCAGGTCGCCAGCATGGCACGCAAGGTCTACGACTTCGCCATGCAGCTTTTCAATTCTTACGAGTCGGGATGGCTGCCGAATGTTACTGGCGCCGTGGTCGTGTTCATTGTGCTGGTGTTCGGTCTGCTGCCGATGCTGCTCATCCTCACCGGCGTCACGCTGTTTGCCAAGATGATCACCGCCGTCATGCTGGCGATCGGGCCGATCGCGATCCTCTGCCACTTCTTCGGCACCACGCGATTTGTCTTCGACGCGTGGGTGAGGGGCGTCGCCTACGGCATGTTCATGCTGCTCTTCACCTACATCATGGCCGGCCTGTCCTTCGGTTTTCTAATCGGCATGATGGACACCATCAACGGTGACATGGCGACCAAGGAAAATGCGCTGGCGATCGTGCTCGCCATGGTGCTTTACCTGGCGCTGATCTCCTATTTCATTTTTCAGGTGCCGGATTTCGCCAGAACCTTTTCCTACGGGACGGCAATTTCGGGCGTGCCGGGTGGAGGCGGTTTCGATACCGGTTACAGCGCCGCGCGCAGAACACTCGCATCCAGCAATTCGAGGGCCGGGCAGGCGGGAGCCGTCGCGCTTGGCATGCTGGCTGGACCGAGAGGCGCCGTGACGGCGGCCGCACTTGCCGGCCGCGGTAGTGTGGCAGGTGTCGGTGCGCTTGGCCGGATGCTGACCAATCGCCGCCGCAACAGCGAGTGAACGAGACACCGTTATTCGAGGGCAACACTTGGCATTGTTCAGAAGACAGACAACACCTGCGCCGACCGATCATGTCCCCGGGCCGCAGGAAATCTATGACCGGCACTTGTCCTGGGGCGAAAAGAACCGCTCGCTTCGGACCTTGATCGGTCTGATCCTGCTTGTGTTCGCGGTGGCCGGCTGGGCTATCGCCGGGATACTCTCATTTTCGGTGGCACAACTCTTCCCGCTTGTCCGCACCGAGGTCGTACCCCTGATCGTGGACAAGAACACCGGCTACATGGAGACGGTGACGACGCTCGACAAGGATCGGTCGAGCGTCTCGGAAATCCAGGCCGTTCGAGCCTCCTTCGTCGGCAACTACGTCATCCGCCGCGAGACCTACGACCCCCGCTATCTCTCGGATAACTTCGACATGATCGCGCTCTGGTCGGAACCGAACTCGGACGCCTTCAAGGAGTATGAGGCGTGGATGAACCCAAGCAATCCACGAGGGCCCGTGAAGACGCTTGGTGCCACCGGCGACATCCAGCCGGAAATCCTCTCGGTCAATCCTCTCAATGCCTCGACCATGGCGGTCCGATTTGAGACGCGGGAGCGCCAGCGCGGTGGCGACGTCGTCAATCGTTGGTCTGC includes:
- a CDS encoding virB8 family protein, which produces MALFRRQTTPAPTDHVPGPQEIYDRHLSWGEKNRSLRTLIGLILLVFAVAGWAIAGILSFSVAQLFPLVRTEVVPLIVDKNTGYMETVTTLDKDRSSVSEIQAVRASFVGNYVIRRETYDPRYLSDNFDMIALWSEPNSDAFKEYEAWMNPSNPRGPVKTLGATGDIQPEILSVNPLNASTMAVRFETRERQRGGDVVNRWSATVRYRQINLPASNRVRLYNPLGFVVTEYARVPETMPSGPAQ
- a CDS encoding type IV secretion system protein, whose amino-acid sequence is MDPVSYAINFYGDALRYFDKINEASLERAWGLFAQHSNLVSAILAIFLILYFLWGALGLSAVSLQDMAVTGFKIALAYALVMSWATFYDNIGQFVLSTPQDLGSAISSAMGGQSAGSDLAQQVASMARKVYDFAMQLFNSYESGWLPNVTGAVVVFIVLVFGLLPMLLILTGVTLFAKMITAVMLAIGPIAILCHFFGTTRFVFDAWVRGVAYGMFMLLFTYIMAGLSFGFLIGMMDTINGDMATKENALAIVLAMVLYLALISYFIFQVPDFARTFSYGTAISGVPGGGGFDTGYSAARRTLASSNSRAGQAGAVALGMLAGPRGAVTAAALAGRGSVAGVGALGRMLTNRRRNSE